A window of the Penaeus monodon isolate SGIC_2016 chromosome 38, NSTDA_Pmon_1, whole genome shotgun sequence genome harbors these coding sequences:
- the LOC119596889 gene encoding protein BANP-like isoform X1 — translation MSGERGEEVIGRLDKGVFIMGEESEDDYGEAASLPPVKRIRVTQMDLLNHLLNEVMEIRTCMNTRLTSLETKVSVLVQTCNRIATKLEAVERNIGKQPEQSIPVEIPAEMSNAPILVQDADTSNHMNVISLNSEEDFPHGSWLGDPTHPTLRVRCPITPQNLLHINSTCITAEKMALTLLDYLFTKEELASSNLSGRSRWNKRQLDPLMIFGIRCHLQYKFNISNKLWHKICQNMDSKCRSAWKRRMRGMVTQPRNNRIGHTSSARKDPGVTEDISFDFDSLQNSNLDLSDVKVIAQSPTCELQILNATPEQIAQLQDTQEIILSEEQILAQSEGEKGVLISNSSSVSMSTEVMSAEELDPLSNQASSLAVMDDTHHRITLKTEPELAILDQHGILARDSETDD, via the exons ACTGGACAAAGGAGTATTTATCATGGGTGAGGAGAGTGAAGACGACTATGGGGAAGCAGCATCTTTGCCCCCAGTGAAGAGGATTCGAGTGACACAGATGGATCTCCTGAACCATTTGTTGaatgag GTAATGGAAATCAGAACATGTATGAACACACGTCTTACATCATTGGAGACTAAAGTTTCAGTCTTGGTTCAGACTTGCAACAGAATTGCAACCAAGCTAGAAGCAGTGGAACGGAACATTGGAAAGCAGCCAGAACAATCCAT ACCAGTAGAAATCCCAGCCGAGATGTCCAATGCACCAATTTTAGTTCAGGATGCCGACACAAGTAACCATATGAACGTCATATCCCTTAACTCTGAAGAGGACTTCCCACATGGGTCATGGCTGGGCGACCCTACTCATCCCACATTACGTGTGCGGTGTCCTATTACACCACA AAATCTATTGCACATCAACTCCACCTGCATCACAGCTGAGAAAATGGCTCTGACACTATTGGACTATCTATTCACAAAGGAAGAATTGGCCTCTTCAAACTTATCTGGAAGAA GTAGGTGGAACAAAAGACAGTTAGATCCCCTCATGATCTTTGGCATACGCTGTCACCTTCAGTACAAATTCAATATCTCCAACAAGTTATGGCACAAGATCTGTCAGAACATGGACTCCAAATGCCGCTCTGCCTGGAAGCGGCGAATGAGAGGCATGGTGACACAACCAAGAAATAATAGA ATTGGCCACACATCATCAGCGAGGAAGGATCCAGGGGTGACCGAAGACATTTCCTTTGACTTCGACTCCCTCCAGAACTCGAACCTTGACCTTAGTGATGTCAAG gtAATTGCACAGTCCCCAACATGTGAATTGCAAATACTGAATGCCACTCCAGAACAGATAGCACAACTTCAGGACACACAGGAAATAATACTTTCTGAAGAACAAATTCTTGCCCAATCAGAG GGTGAAAAGGGTGTTCTTATCAGCAACTCTTCATCAGTGTCCATGAGTACCGAAGTCATGAGCGCTGAGGAACTTGACCCACTGTCAAATCAGGCCTCATCTTTAGCTGTAATGGATGACACACATCACCGCATCACCCTCAAAACAGAGCCAGAACTAGCCATTTTGGATCAGCATGGTATATTGGCAAGAGACTCGGAGACTGATGACTGA
- the LOC119596889 gene encoding protein BANP-like isoform X2, whose protein sequence is MGEESEDDYGEAASLPPVKRIRVTQMDLLNHLLNEVMEIRTCMNTRLTSLETKVSVLVQTCNRIATKLEAVERNIGKQPEQSIPVEIPAEMSNAPILVQDADTSNHMNVISLNSEEDFPHGSWLGDPTHPTLRVRCPITPQNLLHINSTCITAEKMALTLLDYLFTKEELASSNLSGRSRWNKRQLDPLMIFGIRCHLQYKFNISNKLWHKICQNMDSKCRSAWKRRMRGMVTQPRNNRIGHTSSARKDPGVTEDISFDFDSLQNSNLDLSDVKVIAQSPTCELQILNATPEQIAQLQDTQEIILSEEQILAQSEGEKGVLISNSSSVSMSTEVMSAEELDPLSNQASSLAVMDDTHHRITLKTEPELAILDQHGILARDSETDD, encoded by the exons ATGGGTGAGGAGAGTGAAGACGACTATGGGGAAGCAGCATCTTTGCCCCCAGTGAAGAGGATTCGAGTGACACAGATGGATCTCCTGAACCATTTGTTGaatgag GTAATGGAAATCAGAACATGTATGAACACACGTCTTACATCATTGGAGACTAAAGTTTCAGTCTTGGTTCAGACTTGCAACAGAATTGCAACCAAGCTAGAAGCAGTGGAACGGAACATTGGAAAGCAGCCAGAACAATCCAT ACCAGTAGAAATCCCAGCCGAGATGTCCAATGCACCAATTTTAGTTCAGGATGCCGACACAAGTAACCATATGAACGTCATATCCCTTAACTCTGAAGAGGACTTCCCACATGGGTCATGGCTGGGCGACCCTACTCATCCCACATTACGTGTGCGGTGTCCTATTACACCACA AAATCTATTGCACATCAACTCCACCTGCATCACAGCTGAGAAAATGGCTCTGACACTATTGGACTATCTATTCACAAAGGAAGAATTGGCCTCTTCAAACTTATCTGGAAGAA GTAGGTGGAACAAAAGACAGTTAGATCCCCTCATGATCTTTGGCATACGCTGTCACCTTCAGTACAAATTCAATATCTCCAACAAGTTATGGCACAAGATCTGTCAGAACATGGACTCCAAATGCCGCTCTGCCTGGAAGCGGCGAATGAGAGGCATGGTGACACAACCAAGAAATAATAGA ATTGGCCACACATCATCAGCGAGGAAGGATCCAGGGGTGACCGAAGACATTTCCTTTGACTTCGACTCCCTCCAGAACTCGAACCTTGACCTTAGTGATGTCAAG gtAATTGCACAGTCCCCAACATGTGAATTGCAAATACTGAATGCCACTCCAGAACAGATAGCACAACTTCAGGACACACAGGAAATAATACTTTCTGAAGAACAAATTCTTGCCCAATCAGAG GGTGAAAAGGGTGTTCTTATCAGCAACTCTTCATCAGTGTCCATGAGTACCGAAGTCATGAGCGCTGAGGAACTTGACCCACTGTCAAATCAGGCCTCATCTTTAGCTGTAATGGATGACACACATCACCGCATCACCCTCAAAACAGAGCCAGAACTAGCCATTTTGGATCAGCATGGTATATTGGCAAGAGACTCGGAGACTGATGACTGA